Genomic DNA from Rana temporaria chromosome 1, aRanTem1.1, whole genome shotgun sequence:
TAGGCATTGATTTTACTAAATCCATACAAACATTTACTTTTTATCCAATATTTCTGGGTTAGATATGACACATAtggaaatatttaatatttaaaaaaatatatatatgtatgtctatatgtttttgcttttccaaaaaaaaataaaaaaaatctaagtagCCTATCTGCATAGTACTGTAATAAGTATTTGTCTTCTCCAACAACTTGACTGCAGTCCATGCAGTTGTAGATCAGACACTATGTTGAGGAATGCATGTGTTCCTGATGTAGAGGTGCCTAATGTCATGCAGGGGTACTTACCATTTACTACGCCTTTTCCTGTTATAGTATATAACCTCAACTCTAGCCAGTTTTTTGGCAGATGTTAATCACGTACTTTGCATGCTTTTGGACTTTAGGAAATTTCAGGCGTGTAGTTTTGGAACTAACCACGCTACAGAGctaaagggaaaaaaggtatCCAACATGCCAATGTCCTTTAGCCAGACTCCACATTGTGTATTGCCCTTTGCTGTAATATAAGGTAAGTTAATTTGTCATTCTGGACATATATCTATGATCTTAAAAGCCCAAGAACCCCGGAGAAACGGCCAGAGTTTCCAGTATCAAGCTTAGGTCATTACAAAAGTCTCAACCTTCTACTTAATGTGATCCCTTTATAACAAATTttttatctgcaataaatttagTACACAACGTACAGTTAAATGTGTCACTAGCTACAGTCATTCTGGTAAGTGAAGACAAAATAAACATTCACGTAGAGTCATGCATTTATAATAGGAAATATAAAGTATTTGTATTAGTGTGATGATGTATGTCAAGAAAACTTCACATTTAGATAGAGCCTGGTGGGCTCAGATAACTCTTGGCTTCTTATATGGCTTGGTTACTTAAGCAGTGAGATCTTCCTGCGATAATGACTGACTTAATTTCCATTGATCTGGGCATTTTGGGTGTTCCCATTTTCATTTTGTCATTTTCTGTTACATTTGTCATAATATTAACTATATCAATAAATAACATTAACAAATTGTTAAAATACTAATAAGGATATAGATAATCCAACATTATAGCAAGTGTGCAGATCCAGAAATATAAGTACCGGTAGATGTCTTGCCATTTTTCCAATAGAATTCtagaatgagagagagaagaaTCTGTCAAGTTATATAAGTCACCATCATCCACCATGAACTGAAATATTGGTTTTAGTTGGCCTGatgcttaaagggtttgttacCCACATGTCTTACTTTATATAATCTGCTCGGTCTCCTAAGGAGACCTGTGTGtgttgtataaaaaaagaagctGTATATCCCGTATCTGTGAGTGCTGATCGCGCacatctctcctctccctgtgtgaCAGATGCAGCGgaaggggctgagattcccccaCTAACATCAgtctgaaggggaggaggagaggagatgagagctgcggatgacagaggcaTGCAAACTGACcgcggtgtcagggctcagcagccatgattactgtggtcagtttacataggggaggggagaaactggcaggatcagccaggttttttaggtgttacaggggtccaaatgacacaggacaagcactgtgtcatataacatgctttaaaggagcaggatcctttttttttctgggttaACATGCGCTTTAAGATAAGTACAAAGAATATAAGGAATACTTATATGTATTAGAATTAGGATAAAGGggtaagagaaaaaaagagactgGCATCCTGGTCTTGGAAGGAAGCACAACCTTAcagataagggccctttcacacgtgcggacgaacggaccgtttattacaagtcggtttacggacttgtaatgtatccctatgggattgcagacattagcggatgatgcatccgctaacgtccgtaacgatccgcgtccgcaaagttccgctgtttcagacggaagaaaaccctatttttcttccgtctggcggaacggatcggatgaatacggacagacggtccgtattcatccgattccccataggggagagcagagcaaagacagggcggtctctgcacagcactgcaaggaatccccgctgagccaaacgggctaacggagcggatcaatacggatccgctccgtgtgaaagagccctaactcttTAGCACAAAAATTTtgaccttttaaaaaataaaaccttggATAAAATTGAGAAAATCTTAAAGATACAAAATATTGTattaatttccaacaagaaataaAGGAATAAAGGTTTTCACAGAAAAGAATTTCAAAACCCAAAATATAAGTACAATGTGCATTAATTTATAGCAACCAAACAGTTTGATAGTAAAAGACTTACAAATTAGGTGGTATTGGTTCCCCATACTTTGTTCATTACAAAAAGTATCAATAgtgttctagtttttttttttttttaaataccaataTTTATAACGATTTTGTTTCATACATCTTACATCAAAGGAAACTTGCACTGGTGGAATATATAGACTGCCATTAATGACCtctctttctgaaaatgctagttgtctggtTGTCATGCTGATCAAACTGCTTTAATGCTTTTTGAGGTTCTATCTTGGAACAAGACCAATAGTTTGGGTTCCACCCTGTCTGTCTTTAAGACAATTGCAGCAAGAGAATTGAGACTCCTCTGTTTGCCATGAGAGGTTCTAGACTCTTTAACCAGAGGGTTACATTGACAGACCTCAGTAAAGGAGTCTATAAAACATATGTGTTTGGTGTTATGGTAATGttgtttctttttactttttttactccAGGAATACCAATAAGTCAGCATGAAGCTGGGGAGAATTGCTTTGCTGGGTGTGACCATCTTACTGGTGACACAGATTCTCACGGTGGATGCAAATAAGCAAAGAGAAGGGAAGAAAGACAGAGAAAAGGCAAATGGAAACCAGAAACAGAGAGGAGCTAACAAAGAAGAGAGAAAGGAATCTCCCTCCAGTCCTGCAGAAAAAGGGAAAGGCTCCAAAGGAGGGAAAGGTTCTCTTCAAGGGAAATTTGTTAGCAAGGAGAAAGCAGACTGTGTGTGGTCCGTGTCTGGTACTGAGACTGTGGCTTTAAATGTTGACTGCACTAAAGAGGGCACTAAAATATCTTGTACCTTTGGTGGAAATCCCTCAGCGTGCCCAAAGTATGCCACAAATGAAAAACCCTACTGGAAACAAATCACTCGGGCACTAAGAAAGCAGAAGAACATTTGCCAGGATCAAAAGGCTGTGTTGAAATCTAAGGAGTGCAAGAAAGGACCACCAGAGGCCCACTTGAGCTACATCATTCCCAGTGTGCCAACAACTGGACCAAGGCATCATAACCATGAAGAACCTAAGCCAACACCCAAGGCCGACACTAACGCAGAAAATGACTGTGTGGAGGATGCAGATGTCCTTGAAAAGCAAAGAATGGCCAAAGAGTATTGTGGGGACTCGTGGCATTCATGGTGCTCCTTGTTCTTTTCAATGGTGCAGGGAAAAACCTGCTAAACCTTTTTCTGTAATTTAAAGcaatgttttattcaaattttaataatgctgtatgcagatgtatttaaaaaattcaaCCCAATGGCCTGCAAAAGAGTTATGTTACACATTTTCAGAATCCTCTATCTAATATGGATTTGTTAAAATACCAGTAAACCGAAATTACAGACCAGTGTGGTATAAGTAAGCTTCTAATAACAATACAAAAAGATAGCACCACTCAGAGCCTCACCAGCTAGGGGGATCAGCCGCAAAAGCCTTGAGGGGTGCATCTGTCACCCAAACACAAGATGAAGAGGGGATTTAGGCCATACTACAGTTCAGATCAGAGCTATGCTGAAAATGTTTATTCTTCCAATCAGAGAATTCAAAACCTGCTTTGATGATGCGCTTCACTTTATGGGCAAAATGACTGCACAATTAAACCCTATAACATGGCAAAATGCATCAGTGGAGGAGCTGAGTTTAGCAGGAGTTGTTTGTTACAAGGCTTTTTACTGAAGCGCTAATCTAAACAGCAGTGTGACTTAAATTGGTGAGACTTGGTGAGACTTTATCTAGGGTTCATATAATGCCAACAATAAAAGGGTATGTCATTTTGTAAATGTTGGTGAACCCAATCAGCCATCAAATCCATTTGTTCTATGGGACTATTTTAGCAAGACTTTTTAGCAAGACAAGTTTTTGACATGCTTCtcccatattaaccacttccatacagggcattttcacccccttcctgcccagaccaatttttagttttcagctctgtcacactttgaatgacaattacgtggtcgtgcgacgtggctcccaaacaaaattgacgccctttttttccccacaaatagagctttcttttggtggtatttggaatAGACTTTGGActtttaggatgatggtactactaatttcttattgtttatactaAGAGGTTCTCATATTAAAtcactttggtggtatttgattacctctgcggtttttattttttgcgctataaacaaaagaagagcgacaattttgaaaaaaaaaacacaatatcttttactttttgatttaataaatatcataatttttcctcagtttagaccgatacgtattcttctacatatttatggtaaaaaatacaaaaaaaatcgcaataagcgtatttgatcggtttgcgcaaaagttctagcgtctacaaaatagggaatagaattatggcattttaatttttttactagtaatggcggcaatctacgatttttattgtgacgtgacattgcggcggatatatcggacacttttgacacatttttgggaccattcacatttacacagcgattagtgctataaaactgcgctgattactgtacaaatgtgactggcagggaaggggttaacactaaggggcgctgaaggggttaaatatgttctctaaagtgtgttctaactgtagggggaggggggttcacaaggggaggagatcgatgtgtgttcctctgtactgga
This window encodes:
- the FGFBP1 gene encoding fibroblast growth factor-binding protein 1 codes for the protein MKLGRIALLGVTILLVTQILTVDANKQREGKKDREKANGNQKQRGANKEERKESPSSPAEKGKGSKGGKGSLQGKFVSKEKADCVWSVSGTETVALNVDCTKEGTKISCTFGGNPSACPKYATNEKPYWKQITRALRKQKNICQDQKAVLKSKECKKGPPEAHLSYIIPSVPTTGPRHHNHEEPKPTPKADTNAENDCVEDADVLEKQRMAKEYCGDSWHSWCSLFFSMVQGKTC